The genomic interval GGATGGGCGCGCTCGGGTGGCGGTGCGGGTGCGCAACGATGGCCCCCCGATCCCGGCCGAGGACCTGCCGCGCATCTTCGAGCGCTTCTACCGGGGCAAGACAGCCCAACAGACGGGCGAGCCCGGCACCGGGCTGGGTCTGCCGATCTCGCGCCAGATCGTCGAGCGCCATGGGGGCCGCATCGAGGCCTCCAGCACGGAGGCCGAAGGCACCACCTTCACGGTATGGCTGCCGGCCGACGGACGGCCGTAGCTTGGGGGGTGGGCCATACCGGGGTGCCGCCGGTGCGGGAAGCTGGCCGCATTGCGCCCTCCCCCGGGGGGCGGTAACATAGGCAGGATAGGCGAGGCCAGTGCCCGGACGGGGGAAGGGCGCACCCATGCTGCAATAGCGGGAGCCTGGGCTTTGCCGTCGTTGGGCACGCATGGGTGTCGTGCGCCTGATGGTGCGGGTCGTGAAGGGGACCTCCC from Anaerolineales bacterium carries:
- a CDS encoding sensor histidine kinase; protein product: PALPVALVSREQILQVFTNLIGNAVAYTPPGEEVAVCSEIWLEDGRARVAVRVRNDGPPIPAEDLPRIFERFYRGKTAQQTGEPGTGLGLPISRQIVERHGGRIEASSTEAEGTTFTVWLPADGRP